One genomic segment of Plasmodium vivax chromosome 9, whole genome shotgun sequence includes these proteins:
- a CDS encoding ribosomal protein L7A, putative (encoded by transcript PVX_091810A) encodes MSDAVVSTEALNTAGVQEKDDDVNAKIFPLASPELTNQILDVIQRATVYRQLKRGANEAVKSLHKGISELVVLAADAKPLEIISHIPLVCEDKNTPYVYVRSKMALGRACGISRSVIATSIITKDGSPLETQITELKDLIEQMLI; translated from the exons ATGTCGGACGCCGTGGTGTCTACGGAAGCTTTAAACACCGCGGGTGTTCAAGAGAAGGACGACGACGTGAATGCCAAGATTTTCCCCCTGGCCTCCCCCGAGCTGACGAACCAAATTCTTGACGTTATACAAAGGGCAACAGTTTATAGGCAGTTGAAGAGGGGAGCCAACGAAg CTGTCAAAAGTCTGCACAAGGGAATATCCGAGTTGGTGGTTCTCGCTGCGGATGCCAAGCCACTCGAAATTATTTCGCACATCCCGCTTGTTTGCGAGGACAAG AACACGCCGTACGTCTACGTCCGCAGCAAGATGGCGCTCGGCAGGGCCTGCGGAATATCCAGATCAGTTATAGCCACGTCGATCATCACGAAGGATGGGTCCCCCCTCGAGACGCAGATAACCGAGCTGAAGGACCTCATCGAGCAGATGCTCATTTGA
- a CDS encoding SMC family, C-terminal domain containing protein (encoded by transcript PVX_091805A), which translates to MTSPSKRKLVKPEPLAGKKKANARAGVKAEGRSAVSGGVTSGVVSTLGSSSLAERTNGATAPRLPPPTGPPRYSRLKKGAIIEITVFNWMVFSGPVTLKAEEGINLIAAANASGKSSLVCALVFGLGYNSSILSRNKELINYIKKGEKKSFIEIKLKKDERTNTTIKRIMNITQNKLESFWFVNCKKVSHTEILELQKEFHLNLGNLITFMPQENVSKFSRLSPEELFECTLMAIDKNLLERYHHLKKLIREKKEGEHNVQLLTHQVKEEEKLITDLEEKKGKFESLKKLLAKVRTYRVKKSILAMNAKKKQLADVKAKMDSLVKEKNEHFETLRQYLSEVEKCHKVINHLSEQLAKEKKKIKEATTRYVRINVQLDEIEAEILGEEKVMEDAVQHLHENEEYIKNLDKRKKKIEEELHQIERFFRERGAQMGVPVGVPVGVQFGEDDPGGLEQSLQEELQNLANANKQLLMRKYALQTEHASLVEKLQKRQNYQNIQEEKFLNSIEFTLRERILNYKRDIKSIVRTHRLLSESALEDIRKGYDLSKITSQNEMNGAIIDELSKRNIIYGPLCKYIKCINPQFDYVLEFSLKKYFNSFLLIEKENTPLLESLYKNYKLSVITMSRENHKLCHVTNEMRERGVECFLYELFESPQIVKNGLMNFIPINISFVVREGTFKNKTTKDITSFNNFMLEEIAKQTNEQVGSLLYFCEQNVHRYRISTYNQNVFIDSFSFVDRRCKILYYISSEVKKDISNLERRRSECEGELLTLKSKMDEMDLQKKQKNDQLNNLILQKSEVNIRKKKKLLLLRELKSVEENLNLYLKGEQLIDEKKDKISKRINHLNGRKVQLCADFFDTLKGHKANDMEAFSLWRRLSQWKRYLSLVRTQNAESERKHQTIKSQIDLENTKHAALTHHIEELENLIKVQKGELSKEETKSLNEIKLSLEEIDSILQDCAIQQRIYNNLERNEERYNVLVLSIERHNENVKRKKEQLKNLGKELETNGKQIQFVLSNWVNQIDECILFLNHNLEKFISFINPEYGAKIELVKKNELFERCELYIKVKFKKTAPFLLLSVSHQSGGERSLTTMLYILSIQKLTKNGFYVLDELNQGLDHTNEKKIFELLSCLSNPSMYKQHFMHHYDYRHIQIDYQSKPQYFILTPQIIRDIFFRDITVHYLFNGFGVLSGQFDEVEPAAGVEAAGVAEAAAEDLLGDDF; encoded by the coding sequence ATGACCTCCCCCAGCAAGAGGAAGCTGGTGAAGCCGGAGCCGCTCGccgggaagaagaaggcgaaTGCGCGCGCGGGGGTGAAGGCGGAGGGGCGGTCCGCGGTGAGCGGCGGAGTGACGAGCGGGGTGGTGAGCACACTGGGCAGCTCGTCCCTCGCTGAACGGACGAATGGGGCGACCGCCCCCCGCTTGCCCCCGCCCACCGGGCCGCCTCGCTACAGCAGACTGAAGAAGGGAGCGATCATCGAAATCACGGTGTTCAACTGGATGGTGTTCAGCGGGCCGGTGACGCTGAAGGCGGAAGAAGGAATCAACCTGATCGCGGCGGCGAACGCGAGCGGCAAGTCGTCCCTCGTGTGCGCCCTGGTCTTCGGTCTGGGCTACAACTCGAGCATCCTCTCGAGAAACAAAGAACTAAtcaattacataaaaaaaggagaaaaaaaaagcttcatAGAAATTAAGCTAAAGAAAGATGAGAGGACAAACACGACCATAAAGAGAATCATGAACATCACGCAGAATAAATTGGAAAGTTTTTGGTTTgtaaattgcaaaaaggtTAGCCACACAGAGATACTGGAGCTGCAGAAGGAGTTCCACCTCAATCTGGGCAACTTAATAACATTCATGCCGCAGGAAAATGTGAGCAAATTCTCTAGGCTAAGTCCGGAGGAGCTGTTCGAGTGCACACTCATGGCGATAGATAAGAACCTGTTGGAGAGGTACCACCATTTGAAGAAGCTCAtaagggaaaagaaggagggaGAGCACAACGTGCAGCTGCTCACCCATcaggtgaaggaggaggagaaactGATCACCgatttggaggaaaaaaaagggaaatttgaaagtttaaaaaagttactaGCCAAAGTTAGGACCTACAGAGTGAAGAAATCCATTCTAGCCATGAAcgcgaagaagaagcagctgGCAGATGTGAAAGCCAAAATGGACTCCCtcgtgaaggagaaaaatgagcaCTTCGAAACCCTCAGGCAGTACCTATCCGAGGTAGAGAAGTGCCACAAGGTGATCAACCACCTGTCTGAGCAGCTCGccaaggaaaagaaaaaaattaaagaggcAACCACTCGGTACGTCCGAATTAACGTCCAGTTGGACGAGATAGAGGCGGAAATTCTCGGCGAGGAAAAGGTCATGGAGGACGCGGTGCAGCACCTGCACGAAAATGAggagtacataaaaaatttagacaaaaggaaaaagaaaatcgaGGAGGAGCTCCACCAGATAGAGAGGTTCTTCCGTGAGAGGGGCGCCCAAATGGGGGTGCCCGTGGGAGTGCCCGTGGGAGTGCAGTTTGGAGAGGACGACCCGGGGGGCCTCGAACAGTCCCTTCAAGAGGAACTGCAAAACCTGGCGAACGCGAACAAGCAGCTGCTGATGAGGAAGTACGCGCTGCAGACGGAGCACGCCTCCCTGGTCGAGAAGCTGCAGAAGAGGCAGAACTACCAGAACATCCAGGAGGAGAAGTTCCTAAACAGCATAGAGTTCACCCTGCGCGAAAGGATCCTAAATTACAAGAGGGACATCAAAAGCATCGTTCGCACGCACCGCCTGTTAAGCGAGTCCGCTCTGGAGGACATCCGAAAGGGGTACGACCTATCTAAGATCACCAGTCAGAACGAAATGAATGGAGCAATCATCGATGAGCTGTCCAAGCGAAACATCATTTACGGCCCCCTCTGCAAATACATCAAGTGCATCAACCCGCAGTTTGACTACGTGCTGGAATTTTCCCTAAAAAAGTATTTCAATagcttcctcctcatcgagAAGGAAAACACACCCCTACTGGAGTCGCTCTACAAGAACTACAAACTATCGGTCATCACCATGTCGAGGGAGAATCACAAGCTGTGCCACGTGACCAACGAAATGAGAGAGAGGGGAGTGGAATGCTTCCTATACGAGTTATTTGAAAGTCCCCagattgtaaaaaatggccTCATGAATTTCATCCCCATCAATATCTCCTTCGTAGTTCGAGAGGGAACcttcaaaaataaaaccacCAAGGATATCACCAGCTTTAATAACTTTATGCTGGAAGAAATTGCGAAGCAGACCAACGAGCAGGTGGGCAGTCTCCTCTACTTCTGCGAGCAGAACGTCCACCGCTACAGGATAAGCACCTACAATCAAAATGTCTTCATTGATAGCTTCTCCTTCGTCGACAGGAGgtgcaaaattttatactaCATCAGCTCGGAGGTGAAAAAGGACATCTCCAATTTGGAAAGAAGGCGAAGCGAGTGCGAAGGGGAGCTGCTCACCttgaagagcaaaatggacGAAATGGACCTccagaagaagcaaaaaaatgaccaacTGAATAACCTCATTTTACAAAAGAGCGAAGTGAACAttaggaaaaagaaaaagctgCTCCTCCTTAGGGAGCTCAAAAGCGTGGAGGAAAATCTCAACCTCTACCTCAAGGGGGAACAACTCATCGATgagaaaaaagacaaaataaGCAAACGGATTAACCATTTGAATGGGAGGAAGGTGCAGCTTTGCGCCGACTTCTTTGACACTTTGAAGGGGCACAAGGCAAACGACATGGAGGCCTTCTCCCTCTGGAGGAGACTCTCCCAGTGGAAAAGGTACCTCTCCTTGGTCAGGACTCAAAACGCAGAAAGTGAAAGGAAACACCAAACGATTAAATCCCAAATTGATTTAGAAAACACCAAACATGCTGCCCTCACACACCATATTGAAGAGCtagaaaatttaataaaggTACAGAAGGGGGAACTCTCCAAGGAGGAAACCAAATCGCTCAACGAGATTAAACTCTCACTGGAAGAAATTGATAGCATTCTGCAGGACTGTGCCATTCAGCAACGGATTTACAATAACCTGGAAAGGAACGAAGAGAGGTACAACGTGCTCGTTCTTTCCATCGAACGGCAcaatgaaaatgtgaagaggaaaaaggaacaattaAAAAACCTAGGAAAGGAACTCGAAACGAATGGCAAGCAAATCCAGTTTGTCCTCTCCAACTGGGTTAACCAAATCGACGAGTGTATCCTCTTCCTCAATCATAATTTGGagaaatttatttcctttaTAAATCCAGAATACGGTGCCAAAATTGAACTAGTCAAAAAAAACGAGCTCTTCGAACGATGCGAATTATACATCAAGGTGAAATTTAAGAAGACCGCTCCGTTTCTACTACTCTCCGTTTCTCATCAGTCCGGGGGAGAGCGCTCCCTCACCACCATGCTGTATATCCTCTCCATTCAGAAGCTTACCAAGAACGGCTTCTACGTGCTCGACGAACTCAACCAGGGCCTCGACCATACCAACGAGAAGAAAATCTTCGAACTCCTCTCCTGCCTCTCCAACCCCTCCATGTACAAGCAGCACTTCATGCACCACTACGATTACAGGCACATTCAGATTGACTACCAGTCCAAGCCCCAGTACTTCATCCTCACCCCCCAGATCATTCGCGACATCTTCTTCAGGGACATCACCGTGCACTACCTCTTCAACGGCTTCGGCGTCCTCTCTGGCCAGTTCGACGAGGTGGAGCCAGCGGcgggggtggaagcggcgggaGTGGCGGAAGCGGCGGCGGAGGACCTCCTGGGAGACGACTTCTAA